The Synechococcus sp. MVIR-18-1 region AGGTCACCTCTCTCCAGGCTGCTGATCGGCCACGAGATCGGCGCTGCGTTGATGTTCAGGGTTTTGGAGCCTGGATCATGCAAGCTTCCGGTCCAGGTGCTGCCGATTTGAACGCCACTCACCCGTGAATAGATCATCCGACCCTTGCTGCCTCGTGGCGTGGGCTGATGTTCTTTTGGGCTGCGCGTTCCGGCGCTGAGCAGGGTTCTCCAGCGTTGATCGCTGGGTGGCGTGTCGTTGTTGCCGTAGGCCGCCACCGTGGCGACATACACCGGTGCGGAGCTGTTCAGCCGCAGCTGCAGGTTTCGGCCATTGAGCAAGGGGTCGAGGCCTGCCACAGGAATGGGAAGCACCAGCAACGCACTGGCATGCCCAGGGTCAATCTTGATTTGCTTGGGAAGCTCAGGAGCCTGCTCCCCACGGAGCAAATCGCCAGCGACCCGGCTTCCTGGTCCAGAGGCGATAGGCGTGGTGGTTTCCGCCATCAGGGAGGGCAGAGGGAGGAAAGGAGCTGCTGTTTGCCCTGGCTTGGTGCCCTGGGACAGCGAGGTGCTGCCGCTGATCACATTGAGCGTGACCGGTTCTGTTCCTAGTGGTTGGGCAAGCACGGCCAACCAGAGGGTGGAGGCCAGCTTCTCTGGTTTGCCGGCGTACACGTGATGGCTGAACAGATCAAACCGTCCGTCCAAGGCAACATTGAGCCCTTGGTTGGCCGGAAAGGTGGAGAGCAGCACCCCTTCACCAGTGATCAGCTCGGGGTTGTTGTCATTGAGCAGCAGTAGTTCATCCAATCGGCCGGGAAGTGGACGCAGCTGCTGCTCGCGTAGAAACGGACCTTCCGCCTGGCTGTCCGCACCTGATGGCAGGCCAGGGATGGTGATGAGGCAGAAAGCCGCGAGGGCCAGCAGCGAGGAATGACGCATGGTGAAAACAGGAATCAGCGTTGACGTGGAGGCGCTGGCTTGGGTTTGAGCACCGGTGCCATGGCGGCAGCCATGTTGCGGATCAGCTCCGTGGAGCGGGGATCATTGAAGGGACCTTTCACAACAAAGGCCGCGACGGCACGGCGACCATCGGGAAGTTCGATCAGCCCGGCATCGGCGTAAGCGATGCCGATGTCACCGGTTTTGTTGAACACGCGATAGCCCTTGATCATCAGGCTGTCATCGGGTTTGCCTTGGGAGCCACCCAGACCTTTGAGCAATCCACCAGGGAGCAAGCGGTTGGTGACGGACGTTCCCATCACTTCTCGGAATAAATCGCGGCCGCGAATCGAGAGCGCTTCTCCGGTATCGACAAGGGCGATCGCTCTGGCGAGATCACGGGCGCTGGTGGTGTTGGTGCCCTTTAAATCCGGAAGCCAGTTGTTCACCTTGGTGGCGCTGAGCCCCAGGCTGTTGAAGCGGGCGTTGAGATCCACTTGACCGCCCACCCGTTCAATCAGCAGATTCGTCGCGGTGTTGTCGCTGACGCGAATCATTTCTGTGGCCACTTCATAGGTGGGGAAACGAGTCCCCAGCGGTTTGCTGGCCATCCAGCCAGCGCCACCTCCCACCACCGTTTTGCTGAGGGTGAGCGGTTCATTCCAGCTCAACCTGCCGGCATCGATTTCCTCGAGGGCAACCAGCAAGATCGGTGTTTTGATGGCGCTCGCGGCCGGCAATGCCGTGTCTGGATTGAGCTGGGCGTAGCGGCCATCATCGAGCGCCAGCATGAAGGCACTCACCTCGAGGTCTGGATCCTGAGCTGCTAGTGCCTTCCAGCGTTGGCTCAACGCGCTGAGCTCTTGTTTGGTTTCAAAGCGCCCAAGCGTGTCGGTGCTGCTCGGTGGATTGATCACAGCGGCCGCTGGATCTAGTTGTTCGTCTTTATCGGCTGGTGTGATCTTTGGCGTGAGCCAGCTGGGAAGGTTGAGCTCTCCGCGCTGGACAGCAGGACCTGCAAGCTTCAGGGCCGAGCCTGTGATCACGCCAAGGCCCACACCCATCAGGACCAGGCGCACCAGCAACCTCAGGGGACGACCCCAACCAGGGGACTGTTGACTGGAACGACTCGAGCCCAAGGGGTGGGGTGCAGGAGAGCCTGAGGTTACGAGCGGTTGCGCCTCGCTGCCCAACGCAATTGACGCACCATGCCGCGCAACAGAGCCACTTCATCGCTGCGGATCAGCGCTCGTTGCACAAGCCCTTTCACCTTGGCCATTCGCGCCCTTGCTGTGTGCTCCAGCAGAAAGCCCACCTCGAGCAGCAGCTCTTCCGCATCGCGCAGGCAGCCATCCAGCTCTGGAGCACTGGCCGGGATCTCGCTCACTGGCGCATCAGGTTGGGCCTGCAAGCGCCGTTCTCGCTCCAGCTCATGTAGCACCACAGCGACGGCATGGGAGAGGTTGAGAGACGGGTAGGTGTCTCCGGTGTGCAACTTGAACACCCGATGGCTGATCAAGAGTTCTTCATTGGAGAGCCCTCGATCTTCCCGTCCAAACACCAGGGCAGAACGCAGGCCTTGCGCCCTACCCGTTTGAATCCAGGGAACGATCTCTTCCGGTGATTGCAGGGGGATCTCGCCGTGATCGATGCGCCCGCAACTGGCCACCACCTGTTGACAATCGGCGACAGCATCGAGCAACGAGGGAAAAATGGTGGCGCGTTGGAGCACGGCATCGCCGTGGACGGCCATGCGCACGGCCTCTGGATCACCTGGATCACACCTAGGTGATACGAGCCTGAGGTCTTGAATGTTGTAATTGGCACACAATCGGGCCACGCTGCCGACGTTGAGAGGTCCCGCTGGCTCGACCAGCACCACGGCCAAGGTCAAGACAGTGTTTTGAGATAGGCGAGCAGATCAGCCATGTTTTGAGGCTCGATTTCAAAGCGGGGCATCGGCGGTGTTTCACCACTCACGATCTGGTGAATGATCTGCATGTCTTTGCGTCGATCACTCACCCCTTTCAGGCTGGGCCCAACCAGGCCCTGGCCTGCGATGCCATGGCAGCCGGCGCAATTGATGCGGAAGATCTGTCCTCCGTGCTGCTCGGATCCCTCCAAAGCCAGGGTTGCTTTGGAGTAGGGATCCTGGCGTGTGTTGCCCAGCATCCACACCAACAAGACGATGCAAGCCATCGCCGCGAACACCGTGAGGCCGGCGATCAGCCCCCGACTCCGCTCTGGGATTGCTGCAGCAGTTGATGACGGTGCCGTCACAGAAGAGACCAGGCCATGGAACAATTGTGCTCAATCTTTTCATTGGGCGCGACGACATGATCGAACCCCTTCTTTGCGGCATTGTTTTGGGTTTGATCCCAATCACCCTGATGGGGTTGTTTGTTGCTGCATGGAATCAGTACCGCCGGGGCAGTGCTCTGGGGGGCTGAGCAGCAAGAGAGCGCTCGTTCCATACCGCCTTTGATCCACCACCGTCCAGGGCGCTGGTGTGGTCAATTTTTTATGGCGGGCATGTTCACAAATTAATAATCCCTCGCTGCTGATCCAGTTGCCCTCGAGCAATGCAAGCAAGGTGGGCGCATAAAGCTCAGATCCATAGGGAGGATCGAAATAGACCACATCAAAGGCGGGCAGGGAGCTTGGACGGCCTGTTTGGAGCCAGCTCACCAGATCTCGGCGGATCACCTCAATCGTTGGAGAGGGAGAACGGCCTCCAGCGATCAGCATGAGATTGTCTCGACAGATGGAGGCTGTTTTCGGATCCTTTTCCACGGCCCACACCCTGCTCACACCGCGTTCAATGGCTTCGCATCCCATCACACCGCTTCCGCTGCAAAGGTCGAGCCAGGAGGCATCCTGAAGCTCTGAGGCGAGCATGTTCATGACCGCTTCGCGAACACGGGCTGTGGTGGGCCTTGTGGAGGTCCCAATAGGACTGCGTAGGCGACGCCCACCACTGAGGCGTAACAGGCCGCTCACGGCACCAAGGGAGAGCCCTGGTGTAGCCATTCCAGCCATCGCGAGAGCAAACGCTGGCCGGTAGCGGCGGATTTTTCAGGGTGAAATTGACAGGCTCCTAGCCGATTGCGCCAAACCGCTGCTGTGGCATGGCCTGAGCCGAATGCAACGCTTGCCGCTCGATCCTGAGCGTCGTGAGGCTCAGCGGCGAATGAATGCACGAAATACATCCACTCCGTGCTGGAAGGATCAGGCAGTAGGGGGGAAGGCCGATCGATCTGCAGCCTGCCCCAGCCCATGTGGGGGATGCGCTCTCCCTGGCCCTTCGGAAGCGCTTTCACCCGTCCAGGGAGCAAGCCGAGTCCCTGGCGTTGGCCTTCTTCGCTGGACTCAAACAACAGCTGCAACCCAAGGCAAATCCCTAGGAGTGGACGATCGGCTTTGTTCCAAGCGACCAACTCAGGGATCAGCCCTGTGGCTTCCAATCGGTCCATCGCTGGGTCAAAGGCGCCGACGCCAGGAAGAATCAAGGCCTGGCAGCCTTCTAGATCTTCTGGATGTTGCACAGCCTTGAGGGAGCTCCCCAAGCGCTTAAAACAGGTTTGAACAGAAAAAAGATTCCCCATGCCGTAATCGATCAGTCCAATGGTCTGAACTGAACGAGACATGGGGATCAGTGGCAAAGCAAATGACGAAGACCAGTAAGGAGTTCAGAGATGCTTCGAAATCGTGCCGGAGAGGGTGGCTTTTGGAACGGCACCGACAACGGTGTCAACTTTCTGGCCGCCCTTGAACACCATCAATGTGGGGATGCTGCGGATCCCGTACTGGCTGGCGACGTTGGGGTTTTCGTCGGTGTTGAGCTTGAAGACTTTGATCTTGCCTTCGAATTCCTTGGAAATCTCATCAACAATCGGAGCAACCATGCGGCAGGGACCACACCAGGGAGCCCAGAAGTCAACTAAGACAGGAACGTCACTTTGAAGGACATCCTGTTCAAAGGATGCGTCGGTTACAGCGGTAGCGCTGGACATTCCGTTTGTCGTCGTTATCGAGGCAATTTAGCAACCACTTCAGAAGAATTCTCGGATTCTTTGTGGGGTCTACAGAACTGTGACGGTTTCGCGTTCAGAGTCGAACACAATTGGGCGAAGACAGAAAGCCCGAACGCGTCGGGCCGGGGGGTGTGAGGAGTGTGTGGGCCGAAGCCCGCACCCCCTGAGATTAAGGCTTATTTGCCCATCCCCAACTGCTGGGCTTTCTGATACACCTTCCCTTCAGTCAGCAGTGATGGCGCAACCACCACTTCAACCTGCTGCATCTCCTTGATGGTGCGAGCCCCGAGGGTTCCCATCGAGGTCTTGAGGCAACCGAGCAAGTTGTGGGTTCCATCGTCGAGTTTGGCTGGTCCTCGCAGGATGCGTTCGAGGCTGCCGGTGCTGCCAACGTTGATGCGCGTGCCCCGCGGTAGTACTGGGCTTGGGGTGGCCATTCCCCAGTGGAATCCACGGCCTGGCGCTTCTTCTGAGCGGGCAATGGGGGATCCGATCATGACGGCATCAGCACCGCAAGCGATGCACTTGCAGATGTCACCACCGGTGACGATTCCGCCATCAGCCACGATCGGGACGTAGCGACCGCTTTCTTTTTCGTAGTCAGCACGGGCAGCGGCGCAATCGGCAACCGCTGTTGCTTGGGGAATGCCGACGCCTAAGACGCCACGGGATGTGCAGGCAGCACCAGGACCAATCCCCACCATCACGCCTGCAGCACCGGCGCGCATCAGTTGTAGGGCAACCTCATAGGTCACGCAGTTGCCGATCACCACGGGCACACCCATCTCGCGGCAAAGCGTTTCCAAATTGAGAGTCTCTTGTCCTTCAGGGCCGATGTGGTTTGTGGAGACCACGGTGGCTTGCACAAAAAACAAATCGGCTCCAGCCTCTGCAATCGCTTTGCCAAAGCGCAATGCTGCGACGGGGGTGCCGCTCACCGCTGCAATGCCGCCCTGGGATTTGATCGCTTCAATGCGCTTGCGAATCAGGCTTTCTTGAACCGGTTTGCTGTAGATCTCTTGCATCAACGGCACAAAGTCGTCCTTGCCGACGGATGTGATGCGATCTAAAGCCTCGGTGGGGTCCTCGTAGCGGGTCTGAATGCCTTCAAGATTTAAGACGCCAAGCGCTCCGAGCTGGGAGAGCCGCACTGCCATGTCCACGTCCACCACTCCGTCCATCGCACTGGCAATGATCGGGATTTCACGTTCGATTCCCCCGAGGGACCAGCTGGTGTTGGTGACTTCCGGATCAACCGTGCGACCCCCCGGCACCAGGGCGATCTCATCGATGCCATAGGCCCGGCGAACAACTTTGGAGCGTCCGAGCTGAATGTCCACCGCGAGTCGTATTAAAGATCAGTACAAACTACCAACCGGTCATGCGCTGCGTGGCCGTGATCAGGGACGAACGGAGCCCCTGAAGGCGGCCCAAATGCCGCCCACGTTTGCGAGCAATGCTTTTCGCTCCTCGCTGCGAATCAGCCTTGTGGTTGAGAACCAGATCACCCAACCAAGGCCTACCAGTTCAAACAATCTTGGAGCGAGAGGGATGCTGCCAATCGCCGCCAGGATTCCGCTGTAAATCCTGATCAGCAGGGTTAAGCCAATCAGGCCCACAAGCAGAAATAGGGGCCGGCGGGACCGTTGCCAGAGCTCAACGAGGTTGTTGTCATCCCACCACTGACGCACTTTGGAGCTCAGCAGATCCCACTCCCCGCCAGCGCTGGAGGTGTCGTCGCTGCTGGCTGTGGCTGCCACTTGGATGCGCTCAGCGATCGCTTCCGATGCTGCGGGCGTTGGAGCGGATGCGGTAGCAGGTTCTTGAACAATCTCGGGTTTCTGAGCGATCACAGGATCTGGAGTGATCGGGGCCGTAGGACTGACGGGTTCTGGTGGCTGGGTCTCGGCTTGAACTGCTGACGGCTCTGCCGCAGCGGGATCGGCTGCTGATGACTCTTCGACAGAAGGTTCTGGTGCTGCAGGCTCTGAGGCTGGCGAACCTGATGCGATCGGATCGGTGCTGTTGATCTCCATCGAGGGGCTGGAGTCAGAGGGCGACGGATTGATCGGATCGGTTTCCATGGCCTTGGTAGCACTGCGCGGATGCGCAACTTTAAGGGCGTTTTCTCGTGCCGTTTTGAAGACGCAGCAAACCCTGACGTAGTCGAGCGTCCTTCTCGCGATAAGATGGGAAAAGGCATTTAGGTCTTGTATGGCGGATCCAGTGGGACCCGGCAGCGGCGGTCCCGGCGAATCCGACGAACGGATCATCCAGACAGATTTGCGCAAGGAAATGTCGCGCTCCTATCTGGAGTACGCGATGAGCGTGATCGTTGGGCGTGCGCTGCCCGACGCTCGAGATGGGCTTAAGCCCGTGCACCGGCGAATTTTGTACGCCATGTACGAGCTCGGGCTCACCAGTGATCGGCCCTACCGGAAGTGCGCCCGTGTGGTGGGCGAGGTGCTTGGTAAGTACCACCCGCATGGTGATACGGCGGTCTACGACGCCCTGGTGCGCATGGCCCAGGACTTTTCGATGTCCATGCCGCTGATTGATGGGCATGGCAACTTCGGATCGGTCGACAACGACCCACCGGCCGCCATGCGTTACACCGAATCGCGGTTGCAGGCGCTCACCACCGACAGCCTCCTTGAAGATATCGAGGCTGAAACGGTTGATTTCGCCGACAACTTCGATGGTTCGCAGCAAGAACCCACCGTTCTGCCATCACGGATCCCCCAGCTGCTCCTGAATGGATCAGCGGGAATTGCGGTGGGCATGGCCACCAATATTCCTCCGCACAACCTCGGAGAACTGATCACTGGTCTGCTGGCCTTAATCAGCAACCCGGAGATCACAGATCAGGAGCTGATGAC contains the following coding sequences:
- a CDS encoding DUF3370 domain-containing protein, producing the protein MRHSSLLALAAFCLITIPGLPSGADSQAEGPFLREQQLRPLPGRLDELLLLNDNNPELITGEGVLLSTFPANQGLNVALDGRFDLFSHHVYAGKPEKLASTLWLAVLAQPLGTEPVTLNVISGSTSLSQGTKPGQTAAPFLPLPSLMAETTTPIASGPGSRVAGDLLRGEQAPELPKQIKIDPGHASALLVLPIPVAGLDPLLNGRNLQLRLNSSAPVYVATVAAYGNNDTPPSDQRWRTLLSAGTRSPKEHQPTPRGSKGRMIYSRVSGVQIGSTWTGSLHDPGSKTLNINAAPISWPISSLERGDLGTAQVQTAELKTFDKGTAWAAHGNYGVEYDLTLPLHNSENRKRTVAIALESPDKRGSSNGKLQFKPGNSGPVMFRGPIEVTGLDGANGRAMGRRRFHLVLRRGQEGPELGTVSLAPGESRRVRVRLVYPADATPPQVLTVLPVKQSNSSTDVHP
- a CDS encoding serine hydrolase; this encodes MGSSRSSQQSPGWGRPLRLLVRLVLMGVGLGVITGSALKLAGPAVQRGELNLPSWLTPKITPADKDEQLDPAAAVINPPSSTDTLGRFETKQELSALSQRWKALAAQDPDLEVSAFMLALDDGRYAQLNPDTALPAASAIKTPILLVALEEIDAGRLSWNEPLTLSKTVVGGGAGWMASKPLGTRFPTYEVATEMIRVSDNTATNLLIERVGGQVDLNARFNSLGLSATKVNNWLPDLKGTNTTSARDLARAIALVDTGEALSIRGRDLFREVMGTSVTNRLLPGGLLKGLGGSQGKPDDSLMIKGYRVFNKTGDIGIAYADAGLIELPDGRRAVAAFVVKGPFNDPRSTELIRNMAAAMAPVLKPKPAPPRQR
- a CDS encoding RNA methyltransferase: MVLVEPAGPLNVGSVARLCANYNIQDLRLVSPRCDPGDPEAVRMAVHGDAVLQRATIFPSLLDAVADCQQVVASCGRIDHGEIPLQSPEEIVPWIQTGRAQGLRSALVFGREDRGLSNEELLISHRVFKLHTGDTYPSLNLSHAVAVVLHELERERRLQAQPDAPVSEIPASAPELDGCLRDAEELLLEVGFLLEHTARARMAKVKGLVQRALIRSDEVALLRGMVRQLRWAARRNRS
- a CDS encoding cytochrome c, which translates into the protein MTAPSSTAAAIPERSRGLIAGLTVFAAMACIVLLVWMLGNTRQDPYSKATLALEGSEQHGGQIFRINCAGCHGIAGQGLVGPSLKGVSDRRKDMQIIHQIVSGETPPMPRFEIEPQNMADLLAYLKTLS
- the petG gene encoding cytochrome b6-f complex subunit V, which produces MIEPLLCGIVLGLIPITLMGLFVAAWNQYRRGSALGG
- the hisH gene encoding imidazole glycerol phosphate synthase subunit HisH — protein: MSRSVQTIGLIDYGMGNLFSVQTCFKRLGSSLKAVQHPEDLEGCQALILPGVGAFDPAMDRLEATGLIPELVAWNKADRPLLGICLGLQLLFESSEEGQRQGLGLLPGRVKALPKGQGERIPHMGWGRLQIDRPSPLLPDPSSTEWMYFVHSFAAEPHDAQDRAASVAFGSGHATAAVWRNRLGACQFHPEKSAATGQRLLSRWLEWLHQGSPLVP
- the trxA gene encoding thioredoxin translates to MSSATAVTDASFEQDVLQSDVPVLVDFWAPWCGPCRMVAPIVDEISKEFEGKIKVFKLNTDENPNVASQYGIRSIPTLMVFKGGQKVDTVVGAVPKATLSGTISKHL
- a CDS encoding GuaB3 family IMP dehydrogenase-related protein, which encodes MDIQLGRSKVVRRAYGIDEIALVPGGRTVDPEVTNTSWSLGGIEREIPIIASAMDGVVDVDMAVRLSQLGALGVLNLEGIQTRYEDPTEALDRITSVGKDDFVPLMQEIYSKPVQESLIRKRIEAIKSQGGIAAVSGTPVAALRFGKAIAEAGADLFFVQATVVSTNHIGPEGQETLNLETLCREMGVPVVIGNCVTYEVALQLMRAGAAGVMVGIGPGAACTSRGVLGVGIPQATAVADCAAARADYEKESGRYVPIVADGGIVTGGDICKCIACGADAVMIGSPIARSEEAPGRGFHWGMATPSPVLPRGTRINVGSTGSLERILRGPAKLDDGTHNLLGCLKTSMGTLGARTIKEMQQVEVVVAPSLLTEGKVYQKAQQLGMGK
- a CDS encoding CAAD domain-containing protein, with product METDPINPSPSDSSPSMEINSTDPIASGSPASEPAAPEPSVEESSAADPAAAEPSAVQAETQPPEPVSPTAPITPDPVIAQKPEIVQEPATASAPTPAASEAIAERIQVAATASSDDTSSAGGEWDLLSSKVRQWWDDNNLVELWQRSRRPLFLLVGLIGLTLLIRIYSGILAAIGSIPLAPRLFELVGLGWVIWFSTTRLIRSEERKALLANVGGIWAAFRGSVRP